The following are encoded together in the Gemmatimonadaceae bacterium genome:
- a CDS encoding GGDEF domain-containing protein, with the protein MIAFDSSARLRVGLIDHGSDGVAEELRVLLRDVRAVELVPAAPPDESRSEETGASRSASSTPDVVVIALGAAVELGISMMAARRAVPEAAIVVVVPWFEEALFLSAIRLGAEDCVTAAQLDTPGLLRILLVAAERHRLTSSLRAAAFTDELTGLYNRRGYVTRAATLLKVAEPKTIWQIFFDVDELKIINDTYGHWAGDRALMEVAVVLRQAFRSTDIVARVGGDEFAVLATAPADAAPDSWTARWREPFVALATRKDLPLSVSVGLAQPDERGQMTPEDLLTRADTTMYTAKRLRKKLIDGRGLRPPGPLAVAATR; encoded by the coding sequence ATGATCGCTTTCGACTCCTCTGCACGTTTACGCGTTGGCCTCATCGACCACGGCTCCGATGGCGTGGCCGAGGAGCTGCGCGTGCTGTTGCGCGACGTGAGGGCGGTGGAGCTGGTTCCAGCCGCGCCGCCAGACGAGTCGCGCAGCGAGGAGACAGGCGCCTCACGCAGTGCGTCGAGCACGCCCGACGTCGTCGTCATCGCGTTAGGCGCGGCCGTCGAACTCGGCATCTCGATGATGGCTGCGCGCCGCGCCGTACCCGAGGCCGCGATCGTCGTCGTCGTCCCCTGGTTCGAGGAAGCGCTCTTTCTGAGCGCGATTCGCCTCGGCGCCGAAGACTGTGTGACCGCTGCCCAGCTCGACACGCCGGGACTGCTTCGTATTCTGCTCGTCGCCGCGGAGCGGCATCGCCTAACGTCTTCGCTGCGCGCGGCCGCCTTCACGGACGAGCTCACGGGCCTCTACAACCGACGCGGATATGTCACGCGCGCCGCCACGCTGCTCAAGGTCGCGGAGCCGAAGACGATCTGGCAAATCTTCTTCGACGTCGACGAGCTCAAGATCATCAACGACACGTACGGTCACTGGGCGGGCGATCGCGCGCTGATGGAGGTCGCCGTCGTACTCCGCCAGGCCTTCCGCTCGACCGACATCGTCGCGCGCGTCGGCGGCGACGAGTTTGCCGTCCTTGCGACAGCGCCTGCCGACGCGGCACCCGACTCCTGGACGGCACGCTGGCGCGAGCCCTTCGTCGCACTGGCCACGAGAAAGGATCTCCCGTTATCGGTGAGCGTCGGCCTCGCTCAACCCGACGAGCGTGGACAGATGACGCCCGAGGACCTGCTCACTCGCGCCGACACGACGATGTACACCGCCAAGCGGCTACGGAAGAAGTTGATCGATGGCCGAGGACTGAGGCCGCCCGGACCGCTTGCGGTGGCGGCGACGAGATGA
- a CDS encoding CsbD family protein: MSDDPTKDGVKNQGEGMVDQVKGRVRNTVGGMTGDTSEQIKGKGQELKGKVQRKIGEKQVDLDRED, from the coding sequence ATGTCCGACGATCCTACCAAAGACGGAGTGAAGAATCAGGGCGAAGGGATGGTCGATCAGGTCAAGGGACGCGTTCGCAACACCGTCGGCGGAATGACTGGCGACACGAGCGAGCAGATCAAGGGCAAGGGGCAGGAACTGAAAGGCAAGGTGCAGCGGAAGATTGGCGAAAAGCAGGTGGATCTTGATCGCGAGGACTGA
- a CDS encoding PadR family transcriptional regulator, whose protein sequence is MILRLLAEKPRHGYEIIKELGDRFSGAYAPSPGTVYPTLTMLEDLGFARAMPEEGGRKIYEITDEGRKHLDEHSATVDDIFERIAKFVEGFFDAPMAELKRSMASLGRATFYVASRSPNDKERLARISEILKKAAAEVERLTQEEGTTGKTEGGQGH, encoded by the coding sequence GTGATCCTTCGGCTCCTCGCCGAAAAGCCGCGTCACGGCTATGAGATCATCAAGGAGCTGGGAGATCGATTCAGCGGCGCCTATGCGCCGAGCCCCGGAACGGTCTATCCGACACTGACCATGCTGGAGGACCTGGGCTTCGCTCGCGCGATGCCCGAAGAAGGTGGGCGAAAGATCTATGAGATCACCGACGAGGGGCGTAAACACCTCGACGAGCATAGCGCCACGGTCGATGACATCTTCGAACGCATCGCGAAATTCGTCGAAGGCTTTTTCGACGCCCCGATGGCGGAGCTCAAGCGTTCGATGGCCAGCCTAGGCCGGGCCACTTTCTACGTCGCCTCTCGTTCACCGAACGATAAGGAGCGGCTCGCCAGGATCAGCGAAATCCTGAAAAAGGCCGCCGCCGAGGTCGAGAGGCTCACGCAGGAAGAAGGTACGACAGGCAAGACCGAAGGGGGCCAGGGACACTAG
- a CDS encoding potassium transporter Kup — protein sequence MTAEPLRKGGANAAPEPSPAKAAEASVPASTKEPPTGASGLFAAVRPHRQVREERPSGRRLAGLSLIALGIVYGDIGTSPLYALRQCFDPEYGLEASQLNVYGVLSLIVWLLIIVVSIKYIVFIMRADNGGEGGILALLALLLQQERRVADRRRRWFLVSLGLFGASLLYGDGIITPAISVLGAVEGVQVVHPHLAESVIVVVALVILLGLFVFQRFGTARIGGTFGPIMAIWFVTIAALGAAEIAREPRVLFALNPWYGLQFFAANGKTGFLVLGAVVLAVTGAEALYADMGHFGKRPIRLAWFGLVFPALLLNYFGQGALVLRDPSTAANPFFLLAPTSLLWPLVIIATIAAVIASQALISGAFSLTQQSVQLGYSPRVTIVHTSHSQVGQIYIPEINNALMVGCLLLVVAFRNSTALGAAYGIAVTGTMAITSILFYVVARSRWNWSLAHIGTLTAAFLFVDVSLFFANAIKFEHGGWVPVAIAVGVFTLMSTWKKGRILLNDVLHAGSLPLSLFLDDVERRKPPRVPGTAVFMTSSAEGVPVVLLHHLKHNKVLHEQVVLMSILTEEVPEVDEEERVGVERLEQGFYRVTARYGFMETPDVPEVLTIAKAQGLRARALDTTFYLGRERIIIADKKRQGSEPSPKPGVRRAPEPSEGAPRPMQLARWRKRLFVVMTRNARSATEFFGIPPNRVVELGAQVEF from the coding sequence ATGACTGCAGAGCCCCTTCGAAAGGGCGGCGCTAATGCCGCCCCGGAGCCTTCGCCGGCTAAGGCGGCCGAGGCTTCAGTTCCCGCCTCGACCAAAGAACCGCCGACCGGTGCGAGCGGCCTTTTCGCCGCGGTTCGGCCGCACCGCCAGGTACGCGAGGAGCGTCCGAGCGGCCGCCGGCTCGCCGGTCTGTCGCTCATCGCGCTCGGCATCGTCTACGGGGACATCGGTACGAGTCCGCTCTACGCGCTACGCCAATGCTTCGACCCGGAGTACGGTCTCGAAGCGTCGCAGCTGAACGTCTACGGCGTCCTCTCGTTGATCGTGTGGCTGCTCATCATCGTGGTGAGCATCAAGTACATCGTCTTCATCATGCGAGCCGACAACGGGGGCGAAGGCGGGATCCTCGCCTTGCTTGCGCTGCTGCTGCAACAAGAGCGACGCGTCGCCGATCGCCGGCGACGTTGGTTCCTGGTCTCGTTAGGCCTGTTCGGTGCCTCGTTGCTCTACGGTGATGGGATCATCACACCCGCTATTTCGGTACTGGGCGCCGTCGAGGGCGTTCAGGTCGTGCATCCGCACCTTGCCGAATCTGTCATCGTAGTCGTCGCGCTGGTCATTTTGTTGGGACTGTTCGTGTTCCAACGCTTTGGAACGGCACGCATCGGTGGCACTTTCGGACCCATCATGGCAATCTGGTTCGTCACGATCGCCGCGCTCGGTGCAGCGGAAATTGCCCGTGAGCCGCGAGTGCTTTTCGCACTGAATCCGTGGTATGGCCTGCAATTTTTCGCGGCAAATGGTAAGACCGGATTTCTCGTCCTCGGTGCGGTTGTGCTCGCGGTGACGGGAGCAGAAGCGCTGTACGCCGACATGGGCCATTTCGGCAAGCGGCCGATTCGATTGGCCTGGTTCGGACTCGTATTCCCTGCACTTCTCCTGAATTACTTCGGTCAGGGTGCCCTCGTTTTGCGCGATCCGTCGACGGCAGCGAATCCTTTCTTCCTTCTCGCCCCAACATCGCTTTTGTGGCCGCTGGTCATCATTGCGACGATCGCCGCGGTGATCGCGTCGCAGGCATTGATCTCAGGAGCGTTCTCGCTCACGCAGCAGAGCGTGCAGTTGGGCTATTCGCCGCGCGTGACGATCGTCCACACGTCGCACTCGCAAGTGGGACAGATCTACATCCCCGAGATCAATAACGCATTGATGGTGGGCTGCCTGCTGCTCGTTGTTGCGTTCCGCAATTCGACCGCACTCGGCGCTGCCTACGGCATCGCCGTCACCGGCACGATGGCGATCACGTCGATCCTGTTCTACGTTGTGGCGAGGTCGCGGTGGAACTGGTCTCTCGCGCACATCGGAACGCTCACCGCCGCATTCCTGTTCGTCGACGTTTCCCTCTTCTTCGCGAACGCGATCAAATTCGAGCACGGTGGCTGGGTGCCGGTCGCGATTGCCGTCGGCGTGTTCACGCTGATGAGCACCTGGAAGAAGGGGCGCATCCTGCTCAACGACGTGCTGCATGCCGGCTCTTTGCCGCTCAGCCTTTTTCTGGATGACGTCGAGCGACGCAAGCCGCCGCGCGTGCCGGGAACGGCAGTCTTCATGACCTCGTCCGCGGAGGGAGTGCCGGTCGTCTTGCTGCACCACCTCAAGCACAACAAGGTCCTGCACGAGCAGGTCGTGCTGATGTCCATCCTCACGGAGGAGGTTCCCGAGGTGGACGAGGAGGAGCGCGTGGGCGTCGAGCGCCTCGAGCAAGGGTTTTATCGAGTAACCGCTCGTTATGGATTCATGGAGACGCCCGACGTGCCGGAGGTGTTGACGATCGCGAAGGCCCAGGGGCTGCGAGCGCGGGCGCTCGATACGACGTTCTACCTTGGTCGTGAGCGAATCATCATCGCGGACAAGAAGCGTCAGGGGAGTGAGCCGTCACCCAAGCCCGGCGTGCGTCGCGCTCCGGAGCCGAGTGAAGGCGCACCACGGCCGATGCAACTCGCCCGCTGGCGGAAGCGTCTGTTCGTGGTGATGACGCGAAACGCACGATCGGCGACGGAATTCTTCGGCATTCCGCCGAACCGCGTGGTCGAGCTCGGAGCGCAGGTGGAGTTTTGA
- a CDS encoding phosphodiester glycosidase family protein: MLNQKRWSRLIAVCTLVGCGSPAPIRQTTGAPYDSATTEPLASGVVHRRLVANQGPFTINVVQVDTRRRDLVIAAMHAFDSLRGRELTSNMVSRRVDAGMPVIAAVNADFFDLKTGENENNQVVDGVVLKGVSITDSPFDSLHTVHSQFGMTCDGHPVIDRFVFSGAVLTPPPARAILPLDAINFRPRADATILYTAAYGVTPADVSGGLTVEVPLRVVGQSGDTILLQGAGAPRTGGGSTIHTGEAILAGSGASAEVIRRLAGSLGASSQLRVVAGFNPHRGHLCTLVGGWPRLVVDGRSIADSVDRLEGTFPRFSATRHPRTGVGFSRDSSTLYLITVDGRSESSSGMTLAEFASLMQTLGVAQGLNLDGGGSTTLVIRGRVVNHPSDSTGERKVGNALLLMRRR, encoded by the coding sequence ATGCTCAATCAAAAGCGGTGGAGCCGTCTCATCGCGGTTTGCACGCTCGTCGGGTGCGGCTCGCCGGCTCCGATTCGCCAGACGACTGGAGCGCCTTACGATTCCGCCACCACCGAGCCGCTAGCCTCCGGGGTCGTGCACCGGCGTCTGGTTGCCAATCAGGGCCCCTTCACGATCAACGTAGTCCAGGTGGACACACGTCGCCGGGACCTCGTGATCGCGGCGATGCACGCCTTCGACTCGCTGCGCGGACGAGAGCTCACAAGCAACATGGTGAGTCGCCGCGTCGACGCGGGAATGCCCGTCATCGCCGCGGTGAACGCTGATTTTTTCGATCTCAAGACCGGCGAGAACGAGAACAACCAGGTTGTCGACGGCGTCGTGCTCAAAGGTGTGTCGATCACCGACTCGCCATTCGATTCGCTTCACACCGTTCATTCGCAGTTCGGCATGACCTGTGACGGTCATCCCGTCATCGATCGCTTCGTGTTTTCCGGCGCCGTGCTCACGCCGCCGCCGGCGCGCGCGATCCTGCCGCTCGACGCCATCAACTTTCGGCCACGCGCGGACGCAACCATTCTCTACACCGCCGCTTATGGTGTGACCCCCGCCGACGTGTCGGGAGGCCTAACCGTTGAGGTTCCGTTGCGCGTCGTTGGTCAGAGCGGCGACACCATCCTTCTGCAAGGAGCAGGCGCGCCGCGAACGGGGGGCGGTTCGACGATTCATACGGGCGAGGCGATTCTTGCGGGCAGCGGCGCGAGTGCCGAAGTGATTCGCCGACTTGCTGGCTCGCTCGGAGCGTCCTCGCAACTTCGCGTGGTCGCTGGATTCAATCCGCATCGCGGGCATCTCTGCACGCTCGTCGGCGGTTGGCCGCGGCTGGTCGTCGACGGAAGGAGCATCGCCGATAGCGTCGATCGTCTGGAGGGGACTTTTCCGCGCTTCTCGGCGACCCGACACCCGCGAACCGGTGTCGGCTTTTCACGTGATAGCTCAACGCTCTACCTCATTACCGTCGACGGTCGCAGCGAATCCAGCTCGGGAATGACACTCGCCGAATTCGCGTCGCTGATGCAGACGTTAGGTGTGGCGCAAGGTCTCAACCTCGACGGCGGCGGATCGACGACGCTCGTCATCCGCGGCCGGGTCGTCAATCATCCCTCGGATTCCACCGGCGAGCGAAAGGTGGGTAACGCGCTGCTGCTGATGAGACGTCGGTGA
- a CDS encoding DUF1343 domain-containing protein, whose product MQRDPTEQATGVAPGVEVLLTDSLQLIRGKRVGLITNQSGRDRRGTSTIDLLYHAPGVRLTALFGPEHGLRGVAKAGESVSSATDTATGVPIYSLYGETNAPTADMMRDVDVLVYDIQDVGARVYTYEWTMALSAQAAGKLGKKFIVLDRPDPIRGDRVDGNVLDSRFRSFVGQYPVALRYGLTAGELLRYLVGTGQVTADIAVVPMRGWRRSMWWDETKIPWVNPSPNLRSLDATLLYPGTVFFEGTNATEGRGTDKPFQLIGADWLTDAGAIAREMNALALPGVHFDSTSRTIEQGGGYKFGGKSIPMIDISLTDRNAVRPVDVGVRLLRALYERHRAEWQWRPSIDRLAGTDELRHAVESGTIDVLLAKWAREAAEWQNQTRPYWIY is encoded by the coding sequence ATGCAACGGGATCCTACGGAGCAGGCGACCGGCGTTGCGCCAGGCGTCGAGGTTCTGCTTACCGACTCGCTGCAACTCATTCGCGGTAAGCGCGTCGGACTCATCACCAACCAAAGTGGACGCGACCGCCGCGGCACGAGCACGATTGACCTGCTTTACCATGCGCCCGGAGTTCGTCTAACGGCGCTTTTCGGACCCGAGCACGGATTGCGCGGCGTGGCCAAAGCGGGAGAATCCGTCTCGTCAGCGACCGATACCGCTACCGGTGTTCCGATCTACTCGCTGTACGGCGAGACGAATGCGCCGACGGCGGACATGATGCGCGATGTCGACGTCCTCGTCTACGACATCCAAGACGTTGGCGCGCGCGTCTATACCTACGAATGGACGATGGCGTTGTCGGCGCAAGCAGCAGGCAAGCTCGGTAAGAAGTTCATTGTGCTCGATCGTCCCGACCCGATCCGCGGCGATCGCGTCGATGGCAACGTTCTGGATTCGCGCTTTCGTTCCTTTGTGGGTCAGTACCCCGTTGCTCTACGATACGGTCTCACCGCAGGTGAGTTGCTGCGGTATCTCGTGGGCACCGGTCAGGTCACCGCGGACATTGCCGTTGTACCCATGCGCGGCTGGCGTCGCTCGATGTGGTGGGACGAGACGAAGATTCCCTGGGTGAACCCGTCGCCCAATCTCCGCTCGCTCGACGCGACGTTGCTCTATCCGGGAACCGTATTCTTCGAGGGAACGAACGCGACCGAGGGACGAGGCACGGACAAGCCGTTTCAGTTGATTGGCGCGGACTGGCTCACCGACGCCGGCGCGATTGCGCGCGAGATGAACGCGCTCGCGCTCCCAGGCGTTCACTTCGACTCGACCTCGCGCACCATCGAACAGGGTGGTGGCTACAAGTTCGGCGGTAAGTCGATCCCGATGATCGACATTTCCCTCACGGACCGAAATGCGGTGCGGCCGGTGGACGTTGGCGTGCGCCTTCTCCGCGCGCTTTACGAGCGACACCGTGCTGAGTGGCAATGGCGGCCGTCGATCGATCGCTTGGCCGGCACCGACGAGTTGCGTCACGCGGTCGAAAGCGGCACAATCGATGTCCTGCTCGCAAAATGGGCTCGTGAGGCGGCCGAGTGGCAGAACCAAACGCGCCCGTATTGGATTTACTGA
- a CDS encoding PDZ domain-containing protein, with protein MRLHSLVTPALIIAAANLASPAQAQNARIFSTPRAGALRTSGDQARAALGLTVSGSPSSRDTLGLLVTSVAPKGPADRAGIEEGDRVASINGVSLQVSSADADDFDMSNAMSRRLTRELGRVQPGDEVDLRVYSGGSTHTVHVRTTDSDSLYGRRRVARSELEDRPTLGVGIASTGSRRDSLGVLVMFVDDSGPAGRAGIEEGNRIAEINGVDLRVGRGDSGDDSMGGARVRRLEREVARLHPGDDVDLRVYANGRYHDMRLRAARASDLPHRHGSIMISGDGMGMMPGALPFGVDGALIGDQVRRSLERAMEGAGRALEGVGRGLGGARVWQDNDDTDNDRAPRVEPIEPVHVEPLEPSRLRRMAPTRVPYASALLRDRNGSGDAMASAMMRDEAAKGAALDIAGLRLVPVGTELATYLGKGSERGLLVLGVPSWARGAVRAGDVVLSVDGQPVRPDDASSDEVQFALPRFRDAQLDILRDSVHHSVTLPARR; from the coding sequence ATGCGACTCCACTCCCTGGTGACGCCGGCGTTGATCATCGCGGCCGCCAATCTCGCTTCACCCGCACAGGCCCAGAACGCGCGCATTTTCTCGACGCCTCGCGCTGGCGCTCTGCGCACAAGCGGTGATCAGGCACGAGCGGCACTCGGTCTCACCGTTTCCGGTTCGCCGAGCTCCCGCGACACGCTGGGCCTTCTCGTCACGTCGGTGGCGCCAAAAGGGCCGGCCGATCGCGCGGGAATCGAAGAAGGCGATCGCGTCGCCTCGATCAACGGCGTCAGTCTCCAGGTCTCGTCGGCGGACGCTGACGACTTCGATATGAGCAATGCCATGAGCCGGCGCCTCACGCGCGAGTTGGGTCGCGTGCAGCCCGGCGACGAAGTCGACCTTCGCGTCTACTCCGGAGGCTCGACACACACCGTTCACGTTCGCACGACCGATTCGGACTCACTCTACGGACGCCGTCGCGTCGCGCGCTCGGAGCTGGAGGATCGGCCGACGCTCGGCGTTGGAATCGCCTCGACAGGGAGCCGGCGTGACAGTCTCGGCGTCCTCGTTATGTTCGTCGACGACTCGGGTCCGGCCGGGCGAGCCGGCATCGAAGAAGGTAACCGCATCGCCGAGATCAATGGCGTCGACCTTCGCGTCGGCCGCGGCGACTCCGGCGACGACTCTATGGGCGGAGCGCGCGTCCGCCGGCTTGAGCGCGAGGTTGCCCGGCTCCATCCCGGCGACGATGTCGATCTGCGCGTGTACGCGAACGGGCGGTATCATGACATGAGGCTCCGCGCGGCGCGCGCGTCCGATCTCCCGCATCGCCATGGAAGCATCATGATCAGCGGCGACGGGATGGGGATGATGCCGGGCGCTCTTCCGTTCGGCGTCGATGGCGCGCTTATCGGCGATCAGGTGCGTCGCTCCCTCGAGCGCGCCATGGAGGGCGCCGGGCGTGCGCTCGAGGGCGTCGGCCGCGGGCTTGGTGGTGCGCGTGTCTGGCAGGACAACGACGACACTGACAACGATCGCGCGCCGCGCGTAGAGCCAATCGAGCCGGTTCACGTCGAGCCACTCGAGCCGAGCCGCCTTCGTCGAATGGCGCCGACAAGAGTACCGTACGCGTCGGCGCTCTTGCGCGACCGGAACGGCAGCGGCGACGCGATGGCGTCGGCAATGATGCGCGACGAGGCGGCGAAAGGCGCGGCGCTCGACATCGCGGGCTTGCGGCTCGTTCCCGTTGGAACGGAGCTCGCAACCTATCTCGGTAAAGGCAGCGAGCGCGGCCTGCTCGTCCTCGGCGTTCCATCGTGGGCACGCGGGGCTGTGCGCGCGGGCGACGTCGTTCTCTCCGTCGACGGGCAGCCAGTTCGTCCTGACGATGCATCATCGGACGAAGTGCAATTCGCGCTCCCGCGATTTCGCGACGCCCAGCTCGACATTCTGCGCGACAGCGTGCACCATTCGGTGACTCTTCCCGCGCGCCGTTAG
- a CDS encoding VIT1/CCC1 transporter family protein: protein MTVRIPDTVPPRALAAPDLHAFEHHWQDEADAAYLYRLLSEAEADPKKKDLYRRLAEVEDRHVEIWAKLLARHGRAVRHFRPSARTRLLAVLGRVLGPGFLLPMLLAEEGREVKGYLDMHRTTARGVAGHGEALTLARESAEHATTLNEISGGKGEPWHRIESGGFLRNVVYGFNDGLTANFGLVAGVIGASAAQAHRTVLVAGIAGLIADALSMGSSGYLAAKSEQEVYANEIAMERDEIALMPDVERDELAIIYETKGMSAESAHALATEVMANPQRMLEEQVQEELGIGEPHMSPLREGWVTGAATAVGAFIPVLSFLIWSGTTAIVVAFVLSMLSHFLVGGARSIFTGRGVFRSGLDMFVVGLGVAVVGYFVGDWISKVV from the coding sequence ATGACCGTTCGCATTCCAGACACCGTCCCGCCCCGAGCGTTGGCCGCGCCAGACCTGCATGCCTTCGAGCACCATTGGCAGGACGAGGCGGACGCGGCCTATCTGTATCGCCTCCTGTCCGAAGCGGAGGCCGATCCGAAGAAAAAGGACCTGTATCGCCGTTTGGCGGAGGTCGAGGATCGACACGTCGAGATCTGGGCGAAACTGCTCGCGCGGCATGGCCGCGCCGTTAGGCACTTTCGCCCGAGCGCGCGGACGCGTCTTTTGGCAGTGCTCGGACGCGTGCTGGGACCGGGCTTCCTGCTGCCGATGCTGCTCGCCGAGGAGGGCCGCGAAGTCAAAGGCTACCTCGATATGCATCGGACAACGGCGCGTGGCGTCGCGGGACATGGTGAAGCGCTCACGCTGGCGCGCGAATCCGCCGAACACGCGACGACGCTCAACGAGATCTCCGGAGGAAAAGGAGAGCCCTGGCATCGCATTGAATCGGGTGGATTTCTCCGGAACGTCGTGTACGGCTTCAACGACGGACTGACGGCAAATTTCGGATTGGTGGCCGGTGTGATCGGCGCGTCGGCCGCGCAAGCACATCGGACGGTCCTCGTTGCTGGCATTGCGGGGCTCATCGCTGATGCATTGTCGATGGGCTCGAGTGGCTATCTCGCCGCGAAGAGCGAGCAGGAGGTCTACGCCAACGAGATCGCAATGGAGCGCGACGAGATCGCCTTGATGCCGGACGTCGAGCGCGACGAGCTTGCGATCATTTATGAGACGAAAGGGATGAGCGCCGAGAGTGCGCACGCGCTGGCAACAGAAGTAATGGCAAATCCGCAGCGCATGCTCGAGGAACAGGTGCAGGAGGAGCTCGGAATTGGCGAGCCGCACATGTCGCCGTTGCGGGAGGGCTGGGTAACTGGGGCGGCGACAGCGGTCGGTGCATTCATTCCGGTTCTGTCTTTTCTCATCTGGAGCGGTACCACCGCGATCGTCGTGGCGTTCGTGTTATCGATGCTCTCGCACTTTCTCGTCGGCGGTGCGCGATCGATCTTCACCGGACGCGGTGTTTTCCGGTCGGGGCTCGACATGTTCGTCGTCGGCCTTGGCGTGGCGGTCGTTGGCTATTTTGTCGGCGACTGGATCAGCAAAGTCGTGTGA